The region AGTTCAAATCGAGAAAACCAATAAACATGTCTCATATGGAGTCCTCAATCAACCATTGAGTGgaaagatttaattttttttaataagattttaagttagaactttgtaaatatataaatcaacAAGTGTTGGAGGATCTTCTCATATAAGATTTGATAGTACCAATATTATTCAAGTGGAGCTTATTTCCCATTAAATAAGATTTGAATTGGAATGATAAAGGCCGGAAAGCTCATCTAAATAGTATTCGATAATAATCCGATTATGAATTAATTGGAGTTAATAGTAATTTTTTCTAAACACACCCACATATTATATAATCATCAACTCAAACCAAAAAAGTCAATAGACAATAATTATCAAGTCGATTGTACAATCAACCCAGCTGATTTTATATCCATAATTGAAAAATTCTATCCACAACTTGATATGacccaccttttttttttttttttttttattgcataatTTGTGCCCCTCTCTCCCTATATATAAAAGGCAACAACCTATTTGTCAGCATACAATGAGGAAAAAGATTATGTAAggtaaaaaagattaaaattagGTAAGATGATGCCTTACTGGGATTATTctcatttatcattttattataaaCACATTTAAAACACAATCAATGTACtatatataaacacatatatacactatataAATTAGGCTATGAGTAGGTTAAGGAATCAAAAATCATAATCACAGATCAAGAATATCAGACAGAAGGAAATGGCCTCCATACCACGTTGTTTCGGAGCTTTCTATGTTGTTTTGTTGGCCATTTTCTTCACTGTAGGCAATGGTGCAAAACCCTTACCAGCAAGGTTCTTCAATGTTTTGGACTATGGTGCTGTTCCTGATGGAAGAACTGACAATGTTCAGGTAATTCATCCTTAAATCTTTCAATCACCAGAAGATTATAACAAGAATgtttttttgattaattaactttgaaACCAGAATGTTTATATCCTCTGAATTGAAGTTTCTCCtctgttttctctctctctatatatatatgtctgtgtgtgtatatgtatatgagtgtgtatgtatgtgttttTGCCTCACTGAGGCAATATTTAGACTAACTTGTAGGGTTTGATCTTAAAAAAAAGTCTTTGTAGCTATCACATCTAAGGACTAATTTGCAGGGCGTGTATATTATGTCGACCGaacttgtataaaaaaataaataatttttgcaCTAATTCAGGGGTATGTATTGTGCATATTGACACTATGTGTTACACATATTGTGCTGATTGACACAAATGCCAATTATATTGTGCTTATCAACATCAGTGATGTGCCTAGTTGTACTAGCCATTGTCATTGATCATAATTGTTTTCACCCAACTTAAGTTGGTCGGGTTGCTCTCTTTTGGTAACCATAAGACTGCAGATCGACTCCTAGTGAAAATAACCTATTGACCTTTCAGTTAGCTATAAACAATATATGTTACACACCTTCGAGTACCAATTAGGattttctcataaatcaaaTAACCTTTTTCTGATTGTGATGAATTCAGGCATTTCTAAGGGCATGGGATGATGCTTGCCAATTTTATGGGAGGAGTAGAGTTTGGATTCCCAGTGGGGTGTACAAGTTGGGGTCAGTGAAATTTAGTGGACCATGCAAGGCATATCAATTGGCCTTCTTGATTAAGGGCACCCTAAAGTCTCCTACAGAGAGGTCGGAGTTCAACACAGACACTTGGATTGCGTTCAATTACATGAACAATTTGGTGGTGAAAGGTGGTGGGTATTTGGATGGTCAAGGTCACCGTGCTTGGCCTTACAATGATTGCTCCACCAACTCCCAGTGTGGCCGTCTCCCCGCAGTAAGATCACTCTAATTATACTTCTAAATTGATACAACGCcaaattttttaagttaattttaTGTACTGTATGTATAATATCTGGTAAGTCAGATTTACATTTTTGGATGTACCTAGTACTGTTAAAGCGGGTTGATCCACCCCACCACGTGCTTAATTTCTATCGGGCTTCTGTGGGCTGGTCCGTTAAGTCCGCGGACTAGGATTCATACACCCCTAGTTCGCCCCACCGGCTGGTCCGCGGGCCTTTGGTtttgcttattattattattattattattattattaactgaGATTAATTATCTCACTCAAATTTGTTAAGCTGTTAACTTGGTAATCACATcgtttcaagtttgattttcaGTAGTGGTCAGTTGTGGTCCATCAAGACGggatttataattttgtttttgtttttttggtagACATTGACGTTTAACTTTGTGAACAACTCGAGAGTGACTCATCTGAAATCAATCAACAGTAAGAACACACACTTCCACATCTTTGCGTGCAACGGTCTGAGATTCAATAAGGTCCGGCTGACGGCGCCGAAAGACAGCCCCAACACCGACGGAATCAAGATCGGATTATCCAACGATATCCACATCACCAACAGCGTCATCCAAACCGGCGATGACTGTGTCGCCATGGTCGCCGGCAGTCGGAACATCAGGATCTCTCAAGTGACGTGCGGCCCCGGCCACGGCATTAGCATCGGCAGCATCGGAAAGAACATCGGAGATTTGATCTCCGGCATCCACGTCATAAATTGTACTTTTATCGGCACGGATAACGGCGTGCGGATCAAGACGTGGGCCCCGTCCATGTCGAGTTTGGtctctgatgttttctttggcTACATTCACATGATCGATGTGAGGAATCCGATAGTCATCGACCAAAATTATTGCCCCGGTGGCTGTGGCGACTACGTAAGTTCTCAAAACCTTAATTCCCACAAATCTACAAACAGAAGTTCAGGCCATCCCAACCAAGTTAATTTACCTGTTCACATTGTAACTAAAATTATAAGTTCGATTTGCAATAGATGCCACCTATTGACTTTGTTCATGTTAGTGAGTCGTCTGACTTGATTACCACATGGTTATAAGTTTGACCCTGAGCAGTAGTAGCCTTCTTTGTTTGAGCGGTTCAGCTATCTCGTTTGCCAGCTAGGCACCTAGTGGTAGCAAGAACAACTTATTGGTCTATGTGTCCTTCGACGACTAGGGCATCCAGTGCTAACAAGTATGACTTATtgatcttcttgatttgagtcgatTGATTAAGTGTCTTTTGCCCATTAGGTACTAATGGCAACAAAAACAACTAATTAGCCAATGTGTACTTTGACGACTAGGGCACCTAGTGCCAATAAAAACGACTTATTGGCTTTGTTAGTTTATGCTAGTCAACTATGTATCTTTTGTCGGTTAGGTCCctcgtcactaaaaaaaaaatccattttcTAGCTTTCAATCACAACCTGTTATCATTTCTTTGTGGGTTTATCTTGTGCAGAGATCAATGCACTCGAAGGTGCAGATCAACGACGTGACGTTCAACAACATTTGGGGGACATCGACGTCGAAGGTTGCGTTGGCATTGCAATGTAGCCCGTTGGTTCCATGCAAGGACGTTAATCTTGCGGACATAAACCTGAGTTACTTCCTCCCTCGTGAAGGGCCGGCGCTGTCGAGCTGTAGAAATGTGATTGGAAAATCCAAGGGAATACTGTCCCCGCCCGGTTGTTTGTAGAGTATTTCGTGGAATTTCATGATTGTTAATTTGAATAATGTACTTAGGACGTGATGTCTCAGTTCTCGAGATTAAGGTGTATTTCTTTAGAATAAGAGAACATTCTAATTAAGGTTAGGCCCATTTTGACAGATTATGTTCTCCAATTAAGCAATGCTAGCTTGTTTAGTATAGAGGCAAATAACTGGCCCAAGACCCCAAAATTATGAGCTTAAACCATAACCTATGAAATCCAAAAACTATATTATGTGCTTCTATATCCACCTGTTGTAGAGAGACAAAATCCTAAGCTACAAATTATCTTTGAACACCAAATCAGACAACCTAAAACCATAGACCACGTATTTTTGACCACCAACAAAGTTTGGTCTAAATAAGGACCAAGACTTAAAGTCTGTTTAGCCTACTAACTTGTAAAATTGGTTAGATCAATTcacaaaatcataaaattttattaagaaaAGTTAATTagcaattcattgaatttcaGCAACCAAAATCATATAAGATGATCGAACTCTATTTCACTACAAATCTAACCTAAATGATCAAACGTTTGTTGAtgacatttatttattaattgttaCGTGTCGACTCTCAGTGCAAACAGCCTATTGATTTATTAGTTTGTGTCAATCAACTATATACAACATACATTGACTTACTTTTTTGTAATCTTTTACCAATTAGGATCAAAATACGGGATTTACACAATGTTTACCGTTGAGGCATTGGATAATGACAATGATGGTCATGTTCTCACGCGAATAGTGCTTCCCTATGGTCGTGTGATCACGCACCACTAGTTATGCATAAATACACAACAAAGTGtttgaaaatgcaccattaggtgtggacCACTACCGTGCATTTTTTGATGTGTAATgcatttcattgtggtgcatttctcaacactgtgtggtgcatttatacatatttaataGTGAATTCGCACCGATTACACGAAAAACACTATCCATATTTATACCAGTATCTAATGGTGATTTTCCTTTATCACTCAAAAATAATTGTtacaaaaagaattattgaaaattttcaattttgacatAAAATGGGCGTGAATACCATTAAGCACGGCAATGAACATGAGGGAATTTCGGGCGAGCGCAAGAAAAAAGGCCGAGCTGCATTGTGGGGATTGCGCCCAAAAAACGCATAAAGGCATCGTTTTGGACGGTTCGCAGCCACCCCTTTTTAGAATTCCTCCTTTTTCTTGGCGGCAAAAAGTGAGAAAGAAAGCAAAAACCCTCAAATAAAGTGAAATTCCACACTCACTTGCAACCCAAGAACACTGCGAGAGAAGAGAGCAGAGAGCTTGTGGAGATGGAAGACAAGGGTGTTGTTGCTGCAGAAGCTTTGGCGACGAGGCAGCAGAAGCAGGTTCTGCTCTTCTACTGTGTAGAGATGGAGGACGTGGCTCGCAAAATCGCTTCTGAGTCTCCTTTCATTCAGCTCCAATCCATTAACTGGAGGTACACCCTTGGTTCTCTTTCccttttttccttgttttttttttttttgtttgtttcgaTTCTTTCGTGTTAAAGCTTCAATCTTCTGGGATTGGTGTCAAATGTGTCTTCCTTGGAGAGATTCCACCTCTTTGTAGAATGGGGAGTTGATGGATCAAGAGATAAGGGTCAGTTCAGTTGGCTCCTGGGCTAAAGATTGTGGGGAAGAGAAAAGGGCAAAAGTATTGCTCATTGGTTCTCTGTGAATTAATGCAATCACAATAAGGagcaaaaaatatttattttaaaaaagttaaattaaggACACTTGAAGGTGCcatttttgacaaaagtgtAGTTCAATGTCATAAGTAGGATTAAAAATTAGGTCTTTAGAGGTTGAGTGGAAGATTGATTTGGTGTTCTAGGGAAATATTAGGCCTTTAGAGGTTGAGTGCAAGATTGATTGGTATTCTAGGGAGATGATAATACTTGGCTGTAGAATAATGTTTTTGCCTTTCGGGTTCTCAAATTTAATACTCTGCATCTTATTTGGATATGTATTCATAAAGATTGATGTATGGTTTTTCAGGAGTTTTGATGATGGTTTTCCAAATCTATTTATAAACAATGCGCAAAACATCAGAGGCCAACACGTTGCCTTTCTTGCGTCATTCAGCTCACCTGCAGTGATCTTTGAACAGCTTTCTGTCATATTTGCACTGCCAAGGCTCTTTGTTGCCTCTTTTACGTTAGTGTTGCCGTTCTTTCCAACTGGTTCCTTTGAGAGAATGGAAGAGGAAGGGGATGTCGCAACTGCGTTTACCATGGCAAGAATATTATCCAATATTCCGATATCAAAAGGTGGTCCAACCAGTTTAGTTATCTATGACATCCATGCCTTGCAGGTTAGTTTTGCTATTTAAGCTACGTACTTATTCGATATTTGTTTGTATTCATGTATGCTACTTTATCTCCTATGATTGAGGGCTTTTCTTGATTCCATTGATTCTTTCACTTATGCCCATCTCTTCATGGTCTGATAGATATACAAATCAatcatattgtatttttggCAAATGCACATATAATAAATTTGGAATTTCGTTCACTTTTACTAGTAAAAAGTTTCAAATTTATCCAATATGCACTATATCTTGTATGTTTGAGGCTGCTATATCTTTTATAAGCCCAAAGCTATGACGTTTCTTCACCTCATTAACGGTTCTCATGTGCTTCTCTGACCTACTCTCTGTTGTCTCTTTTTCTGCAGGAAAGGTTTTATTTCGGGGACCAAGTCTTGCCTTTGTTTGAGACTGGAATTCCCTTGTTGAAGCAACGGATTCTGCAGCTTCCAGAATCTGATAAGGTGGGTGTTTCAAGCTCTCAcgttattttttgttgtttgtcTAATATTGATGATTGGATTCGCATCGGTGAAACTTGTACAGAAAGGATTAGTAACAAACGTTTTCCTTTATGCAACGCATTGGTATTGCTTTTACATCTTAGTAGTTTTTGTTTTGCAGATAGTTGTTGCGTTTCCCGATGATGGAGCTTGGAAGCGGTTTTACAAGCAATTCAGCAACTACCCTGCTGTTAGTCTTATATTCagaactcttttttcttttttcttcttttcctttttctttttacttcaATGAATCGAAGGTATAGTTCTTTCAACTTTTTAGCACCATCTTGAATGTTTGGTATTTGAAAAATCTTAGGTTATCTGCACAAAAGTTCGGGAAGGTGATAAGAGAATAGTCAGGCTAAAAGAAGGCAGCCCCGATGGTTGTCATGTGATCATTGTTGATGACTTGGTGCAGTCGGGAGGTACCCTAATTGAGTGCCAGGTATTCCTCTTGTTAATGTAGTCGTGTCAAAGTTTGAATCACACAGAACGGTTTTGGTAGTTTGGCTTTTGTTGTGCATGGAGTCGAACAAAATCTCGTAGGCATTGGTAACAGCTTAGTTTTAAAGCACTAAATGATGTAGGGATATGCTATTCGGTAGAAGATACTATCCTAGGTTACAACTTTTAGCGGGGTGGATGATATGGATGTGGTATCATATGATAAATAATATTGTCTCGTATTGCTGCTCTTACTCGGCTCTTTGGCCCTTCCAGAAAGTTTTGGCAGCCCACGGGGCGGCTAAGGTGAGCGCTTATGTCACCCACGGTGTTTTCCCTAAGCGGTCATGGGAGCGCTTCCTGCACAAGGATGGAGGTAACCGTCTAACCGTCCatacttttcagttttctaaCATCGGTTTCAGCTTCCCCCTCGGTCCTCTAGTTTTACTGATTGCAACTGTTGTGATTCAGGACGGTCAGAGAAAGCGTTTTCCCACTTTTGGATCACGGATTCGTGTCCCCATACTGTAAAAGCCATTGCAAATAAAGCTCCCTTTGAAGTGTTGAGTCTAGCAGGATCCATAGCTGAGACTCTTCAAATATGAATTGTGACCCTCTGGTCTATGCCATAATTTACAATTGGAGTTTAGTTCAGGAACAATGAAAAACTTCAAAATGTTTTAGTGCTTGTGCTGCAACAACTCACTTCTGAAATGCTAAATTGATCCTTTATCTCTTGCTTTTCTGTGTGTCATTTCATAAATATATGCACATTTTACTTGTCTACTTGTATTGGAATTTCTGACGTGTGATCAATTGACACcgatattttttgtattaagtATAACCAAGCCAACATTCGCTCTCCCGCGCTCGACCAAGGGTCAAGTAGGGGGCGACGCGATGCGTGACGCCCAGGTAGATGTGCCTAACGGCTTCGGGCGCGAGATTTTTGTTCTCGTTGATCTCATCTTTAAGACACCTGCGTTATCTTTTAACagatgtgacaccccaaccaAACTCCCTGCCAAAAGTACTTGGCCGGTTGGTCGGTAAACTTTTATTGGGTGATATTGCACACTATCGTTCCCCAACATCGACACTGTCGTCCAAGCCGCACAAGGTGCACGAAATGCCCATTGAAATTTCTAACGTGTGATCAATTGACACTGATATTTTCCGTATCAAGAGTATAACCAGAGATAGGAGTAACCTCCAACTGAATTGGTCAAAGAGTTAAGTTTAACTCTCAAAGAACCAGATGTAATCTGAACATATAACTCATATTTACCTAGAGGCTTATAAATCAGAACATTCAAGAactcattttatttattcatttgatttgaaacaaacaaaaagttgGATAAAAAAAACCCTCTACATTCATGTCATAAATACAATCAGTTTCCTTGAGAACATGATACAATAATTGATGTAGGGTCTGTTTGTCTGCAATTTATACACTTGAGGTAACAGCCCTGTTCCACCCTTCTCTAAACATTGATTTATACAATaagtaaaacacaccacaaacCAGTTCTGATGACCCCAAAGCTTGAGCACAAAGGACAGTAGAGATTGCACAAAACGCTCGCCCGAAGAAACCACAGTCAGTTATCGAATTTGCTCTACAAAACGTAAAACGCTCCCTGCTTCTTAATCGTTTGTACAAAGCGCCATGGAGTGTCCTTTGTACAAAAACTAGACACCGAGCACAAAGCCAATCAAGGTACTCCCCCGCTGTTCCACTAGTAAGTTTAGTATGTACGTTTTTGGAATACATATTAACAGTTAGAACCCACCGCCATTGTTTTCAAGCGTGAATGTAGGCTTCTCTTCAAGACTATTGCCCTTGGGACTATCAAGGGAATCTCCCGAGTACGACCCATCAAGATGGCGGATAAAAATATTTAGGTTGCTGGACAGCAACGGTTCCTGATAAACCCAAGAACGACCCAAAGTCAATAATCGGTAAAGGTAAAGAAGGCGATTCATTAGAAAGGGTAGAGTGGATTCACAAATGTGTAGATTATGTGTAGATTCATAAACAATTATCGTTACCTCTTCAGCTGGCTCTTGGCCCTCGGACTGGAACAGAATCGGGCGACACCATTTGTCTTCGTTCATTAAGCTCGAGTTCTGAAAGTGAGCAACTAAAGCCGCTTTTCCCTGGATTCTCGCATAAGCCAATGAGGCAACTTTTTCGCTATTAAACTTTTCCCACTTTTTCCCATTGAATATCTGCACAAATGTTTCGAGTTGAAGCAATTATTGTACCCATAAGAGATGTTTAAAAGGGACACCATTATGTTAAGCAATTCCCGACAAAGAGAGCACAACCTCGCAGTAACTAATTCATTGAAACAGTCGCACTCTCAAGAAGCAAAATTTTCAGTTTTTTCGCATTATTAACACTCGTTATAGTTAGGAAAAGAAGATTAACCTCGTAGAAAGAGATAATACTTTGAGGAGAAACCATGTTGATGAAAGCATAGCCAACATTACACTTGTTCTGGGGACATGGGCAACATAATTAGTAACTGTATTTAAGTCAAAATTTCCCGGAAGTATAAATACGGAAAATCGGAAATAATAGTTATGCTTACCTTGAAATCAATAGGCAAGTAGAGGAAATCATATGAATTTTTATGGGTCTCATCAATTGCTGTGAGTAGCATCTTTGAAGTATATcttttaggaagaaaaataaaatgttaataataaACACTATTATGCGATTCTAAGTTCCAAGACGGAAATAGAGATACTCTTACTTGTTTGGGATGTTTTTAATCATCAAAGTAGTCCTGGGATCTTCCCCGTTCATGATCTTCTCCAAATCAAGCTGATACTGTTTTTTGTTATCCATCTGGTTCGCACTGTCAATTCTACGACTTCGACCACGATCAATCAAACCCTCGCCGTTACTCGACCCAATTCCCCCATAAGAACCGCTTCCAAAAAATATTGGAACGTTTCTTGACAACGGCATCATTCTAGCACTAGGAGAACCGCTTTCAGTAAAACTACCGGCAAAAGCAACGCCCATATTCATTGCCCCCGGGGAACCCATACTCATCACATGGCTTCCGTTATTATGGCTAGAGCTTGCACTGCTAAAGGAAACGGGGCTTATATATGATGTTTCGGGTGACTCGGGGAAAAACCCAAAATGCCTTTCCAAGGGAATTCCAGACGGAGCAGATCCCACGTGATGGTGTGACCCAAGGAATGGGCCCTGTCTATGGGAATAAGGATAGCCTTGTCCTTGTGCATTGGATACAAATGGTTTCCCGATTGACGATGTCGGCCAGCCAGAAGATCCGTTACGCTCCGAGTGAATAGGCGGACTTCCCCAAAGAAACTGAGGACCAGAAAGCGTTCCAATTCCAGATGGCTTCGAGTCGCCAAGAGAGACGGATCCCGAGCTCGAACTTAGTTTATTCTCATTCAGCGAATAAGAATGATGATAAGCTACTCCTTGGGTCGATCTAGTATTATTACTAGTTACCTGATTTACATGGCTAACCCGTCCAGGCTCTTTACCAATAGGTGTAATCTTCACAGGGTTCGAGAGGTGGGAGGGAAGGATCGAGGCAAGCCCCGACATATGATTGCCATTTACAGGGCTAAGATTTCTCAAACCAGGAGATTGACTGAAATTATGCAACGGATTCGGCTCGACCGGACTGCCAAAATTTGGCCAGCTGCCTGTTAGATATTGCCATCACGTCAGCTTATATACCACACTAGCCATAATTACGAGCAGAGCACAAACTATCAAGAATGAAAAGTAAATACCTGGCGGAGAATTGGCAATCGGTGAACCAACCGAATTCCTAAATGTTCGAACATCATCATGTTCCAGCTCTAGGGTCAATTGTTGCATCAAGctattaaatacaataaaacAAAACGGGGGTAAATCAGAGGTCAAGCATATGGCTCCAAAATGCGGTTTGCATTGATGTAATCTTGACTAGTAACggatttcaattttcaacatgctcataaaaataattacacGACGGTCCATATCCCAGAAAGTATGGCTAGATTCAAACAAAATCACGCAATCCATAACCAAATGCAAGTGGACTAAAAATTGATATAACTGCATACTTTCGACGGGCTCCACCGGGCCTACTAGGTTCAAGCTTTATCCGCTTCCCAGCAATGTCACTCCTATTTAAAGCTTTAAGAGCTGCCTCAGCAGCTCTAACGTCATAGAACTCAATGAATTTATGGTGTCGCTTATGTGGTGTCTCCCTTATCTGCATTTTTCAACAAGAATGTCCACAACACATATTTTAAGATAAAAAGAGTTCGTATAGACCGATAACATCAGCAAAATATAGCAAAAGTAGAGATACAAACCTCTTTGACTTCCCCATAAGTCCCAAATATTTGACGAAGGTCTTCATTAGATACtgaaggatccaaattgaacaCAACAAGAGTTCCTTGGTTAATGTCTTTCTCCGATGGATTTTCCTGGATGTGGCAACCAAAAACATTAATCAGAAGTTGATATCGCAAACTGCCAAGTGTcaaccatatttatttt is a window of Ipomoea triloba cultivar NCNSP0323 chromosome 11, ASM357664v1 DNA encoding:
- the LOC115996471 gene encoding protein MEI2-like 5; translation: MESPSKNPVFDDSLGKVRNAWSIPLGIAAHHASTDASLFSSSLPVLPHEKLISNKTEQCGQSIDDSSPSLSQFHLEDGGKFPLEDETSPPGNFLPGDEDELLAGIMDDFDLNELPTQLEELEDDLFGGGGFEMESESQENLLNGFAKLSMSPGSSIAPYGYSNGVGTVAGEHPYGEHPSRTLFVRNINSNVEDSELRSLFEQYGDIRTLYTACKHRGFVMISYYDIRAARTAMRALQNKPLRRRKLDIHFSIPKENPSEKDINQGTLVVFNLDPSVSNEDLRQIFGTYGEVKEIRETPHKRHHKFIEFYDVRAAEAALKALNRSDIAGKRIKLEPSRPGGARRNLMQQLTLELEHDDVRTFRNSVGSPIANSPPGSWPNFGSPVEPNPLHNFSQSPGLRNLSPVNGNHMSGLASILPSHLSNPVKITPIGKEPGRVSHVNQVTSNNTRSTQGVAYHHSYSLNENKLSSSSGSVSLGDSKPSGIGTLSGPQFLWGSPPIHSERNGSSGWPTSSIGKPFVSNAQGQGYPYSHRQGPFLGSHHHVGSAPSGIPLERHFGFFPESPETSYISPVSFSSASSSHNNGSHVMSMGSPGAMNMGVAFAGSFTESGSPSARMMPLSRNVPIFFGSGSYGGIGSSNGEGLIDRGRSRRIDSANQMDNKKQYQLDLEKIMNGEDPRTTLMIKNIPNKYTSKMLLTAIDETHKNSYDFLYLPIDFKNKCNVGYAFINMVSPQSIISFYEIFNGKKWEKFNSEKVASLAYARIQGKAALVAHFQNSSLMNEDKWCRPILFQSEGQEPAEEEPLLSSNLNIFIRHLDGSYSGDSLDSPKGNSLEEKPTFTLENNGGGF
- the LOC115995677 gene encoding ribose-phosphate pyrophosphokinase 4, producing MEDKGVVAAEALATRQQKQVLLFYCVEMEDVARKIASESPFIQLQSINWRSFDDGFPNLFINNAQNIRGQHVAFLASFSSPAVIFEQLSVIFALPRLFVASFTLVLPFFPTGSFERMEEEGDVATAFTMARILSNIPISKGGPTSLVIYDIHALQERFYFGDQVLPLFETGIPLLKQRILQLPESDKIVVAFPDDGAWKRFYKQFSNYPAVICTKVREGDKRIVRLKEGSPDGCHVIIVDDLVQSGGTLIECQKVLAAHGAAKVSAYVTHGVFPKRSWERFLHKDGGRSEKAFSHFWITDSCPHTVKAIANKAPFEVLSLAGSIAETLQI
- the LOC115995676 gene encoding exopolygalacturonase-like, with product MASIPRCFGAFYVVLLAIFFTVGNGAKPLPARFFNVLDYGAVPDGRTDNVQAFLRAWDDACQFYGRSRVWIPSGVYKLGSVKFSGPCKAYQLAFLIKGTLKSPTERSEFNTDTWIAFNYMNNLVVKGGGYLDGQGHRAWPYNDCSTNSQCGRLPATLTFNFVNNSRVTHLKSINSKNTHFHIFACNGLRFNKVRLTAPKDSPNTDGIKIGLSNDIHITNSVIQTGDDCVAMVAGSRNIRISQVTCGPGHGISIGSIGKNIGDLISGIHVINCTFIGTDNGVRIKTWAPSMSSLVSDVFFGYIHMIDVRNPIVIDQNYCPGGCGDYRSMHSKVQINDVTFNNIWGTSTSKVALALQCSPLVPCKDVNLADINLSYFLPREGPALSSCRNVIGKSKGILSPPGCL